One Candidatus Methylomirabilota bacterium DNA segment encodes these proteins:
- a CDS encoding cysteine desulfurase: MAFDVERIREDFPVLRQQIRGRPLVYLDNAATSQKPKIVVETMEQYYLAENSNVHRGVHLLSERATEAFEGARRKVARFLNARDAREIVFVRGATEGINLVAHSFARPRLTAGDEILISEMEHHSNIVPWQIVCQETGALLRVVPINDDGELRLDEYERLLGARTRLVSIVHVSNALGTVNPVKQVIKMAHERGVPVLIDGAQAAPHLPVDVQAMDCDFYVCSGHKLFGPTGIGIVFGKARHFEAMPPYQGGGDMILSVTFEKTIYNEAPLKFEAGTPHIAGAIGLGAAIDYVSGIGLDQIAAYEHELLAYATDATSAIPGLRIIGTAKEKASILSFVLDGVHAHDIGTILDQEGVAIRTGHHCAQPVLQRFGVPATARASVAFYNTRDEIDALVKAIYKVTELFG, encoded by the coding sequence ATGGCATTTGACGTGGAGCGCATCCGGGAGGATTTTCCCGTTCTGCGGCAGCAGATTCGCGGCAGGCCGCTGGTGTACCTTGACAACGCAGCCACAAGTCAGAAGCCGAAGATCGTTGTTGAGACGATGGAGCAGTATTACCTGGCTGAAAACTCGAATGTGCACCGGGGGGTCCACCTCTTGAGCGAGCGGGCCACGGAGGCCTTTGAGGGCGCCAGGAGAAAGGTGGCGCGGTTTCTCAACGCGAGGGATGCGCGCGAGATCGTCTTCGTTCGCGGTGCCACAGAGGGGATTAACCTGGTGGCTCACAGCTTTGCCAGGCCGCGTCTGACGGCGGGGGACGAGATCCTCATCTCCGAGATGGAGCACCACTCGAATATCGTTCCGTGGCAGATCGTGTGTCAGGAAACCGGCGCACTTCTGCGGGTCGTGCCGATCAACGATGACGGTGAGTTGCGACTCGACGAATACGAGCGGTTGCTCGGCGCGAGAACGCGGCTGGTGTCGATCGTGCACGTCTCAAATGCTCTTGGCACGGTCAACCCGGTGAAGCAGGTGATTAAGATGGCGCACGAGCGAGGCGTGCCCGTCTTGATCGACGGCGCCCAAGCCGCGCCCCATTTGCCGGTGGATGTGCAGGCGATGGATTGCGACTTCTATGTATGCTCCGGTCACAAGCTGTTCGGTCCCACCGGCATCGGCATCGTGTTCGGAAAGGCTCGCCACTTTGAGGCCATGCCGCCATACCAGGGCGGGGGCGATATGATCCTCTCGGTTACCTTCGAGAAGACGATCTACAACGAGGCGCCGTTAAAGTTCGAGGCCGGGACGCCCCACATTGCGGGCGCTATCGGGCTCGGCGCGGCGATCGATTACGTAAGCGGCATCGGGCTGGATCAGATCGCCGCCTACGAGCATGAGTTGCTGGCGTATGCGACGGATGCCACGTCCGCCATCCCGGGCTTGCGGATCATCGGGACCGCCAAAGAGAAGGCGAGTATCCTCTCCTTTGTCCTTGACGGTGTCCATGCGCACGACATCGGCACGATCCTGGATCAAGAGGGGGTTGCGATCCGGACCGGCCATCACTGTGCTCAGCCGGTGCTGCAGCGGTTTGGCGTGCCGGCCACCGCCAGGGCGTCGGTGGCGTTTTACAATACGCGAGACGAGATCGATGCGCTGGTAAAGGCGATCTACAAGGTCACCGAGCTGTTCGGCTGA
- a CDS encoding SUF system NifU family Fe-S cluster assembly protein yields the protein MTDLRELYQEVILDHNKRPQNFRKLEDANRTAEGYNPLCGDQITVYVRVEDHVIKEIAFQGSGCAISKASASMMTGIVKGKTTAEAESLFGTFHRMVTADPEAASDLLAVGKLAAFAGVREFPVRVKCATLPWHTLHAALEGRAQVASTE from the coding sequence ATGACGGACTTGCGTGAACTTTATCAGGAGGTCATCCTTGACCATAATAAGCGGCCGCAAAATTTCCGAAAACTGGAAGACGCGAACCGCACGGCGGAAGGGTACAATCCGCTGTGTGGCGATCAGATCACGGTCTACGTGCGTGTGGAAGATCATGTGATCAAGGAGATCGCCTTTCAGGGATCGGGCTGCGCAATTTCGAAGGCCTCCGCATCGATGATGACCGGGATTGTGAAAGGAAAGACGACAGCAGAAGCCGAGAGCCTTTTCGGTACGTTCCATAGAATGGTTACGGCCGATCCGGAGGCTGCATCTGATCTGCTTGCAGTGGGGAAGCTCGCGGCCTTTGCGGGCGTACGAGAGTTCCCGGTTCGGGTCAAGTGCGCGACTTTGCCGTGGCATACGTTGCATGCCGCGCTGGAGGGGAGAGCGCAGGTTGCCTCGACGGAGTAG
- a CDS encoding DUF59 domain-containing protein, whose amino-acid sequence MDTSEIEAEVIEVLRTCYDPEIPVNIYDMGLIYEVKVEPSGLARVVMTLTSPHCPAAAQLPAEVEMRVRSVPGVTDAEVEVVWDPPWDPSKLSEAAKLQLGFL is encoded by the coding sequence ATGGATACGAGTGAGATCGAGGCAGAGGTCATTGAGGTTCTCCGTACCTGTTATGACCCGGAGATCCCTGTCAATATCTATGATATGGGGCTGATCTATGAGGTCAAGGTGGAGCCTTCCGGCTTAGCCAGGGTGGTGATGACCCTCACGTCGCCTCATTGTCCAGCCGCCGCACAGCTGCCGGCTGAAGTCGAGATGAGGGTGCGGTCCGTTCCTGGCGTGACAGATGCCGAGGTCGAGGTGGTCTGGGACCCTCCATGGGATCCATCCAAGCTGTCCGAAGCCGCCAAGCTTCAGCTTGGTTTCCTGTAG
- a CDS encoding ferredoxin family protein — MAYVVADPCIGTKDHACVDVCPVECFYEGEELLFIHPEECIDCAACEPECPVAAIFEASQVPEQWHNFIQMNADACKDGHTLPVAVQRAAWEAQKEEEGSVANLYYKKYPPKH, encoded by the coding sequence ATGGCGTACGTCGTAGCCGATCCATGTATCGGCACCAAAGACCATGCGTGTGTAGATGTCTGCCCGGTGGAGTGTTTCTACGAGGGCGAGGAGCTGCTGTTTATTCACCCGGAGGAGTGCATCGATTGCGCCGCCTGCGAGCCGGAGTGCCCGGTTGCCGCGATCTTTGAAGCGAGCCAGGTGCCGGAGCAGTGGCACAATTTCATCCAGATGAACGCCGACGCGTGCAAGGATGGACATACCCTTCCGGTGGCGGTCCAGCGGGCGGCGTGGGAAGCCCAGAAGGAGGAAGAGGGGAGCGTCGCCAATCTCTATTACAAGAAGTATCCTCCGAAGCACTAA
- the moaA gene encoding GTP 3',8-cyclase MoaA, with protein sequence MFFDLLSRPLRSVRLSVTDRCNLRCRYCMPEEEYVWLPRKEILTLEEASRLVDIFAELGVNKIRLTGGEPLVRRDLAALVEMMARNPRIEDLAITTNGVLLAEAAQALYDAGLHRVTVSLDTLRPHRFRVLTRRDSHDKVLNGIKTAQQVGFKGLKIDSVVMRGFNEDELVDLLEFGKQINAEVRFIEYMDVGGATQWSTDRVFSRAEMLEVLTRQYGRIEPVVETGWAPADRFVLPDGTVFGIVASTTTPFCRTCDRSRLTADGTWYLCLYAHRGIDLRTPLRAGASKAELMSMIVSGWTGRRDRGAEERKELRARDVLVLVEGLRADPRLEMHTRGG encoded by the coding sequence ATGTTTTTTGACCTGTTGAGCAGACCGCTTCGCAGTGTGCGCCTGTCGGTGACCGATCGGTGCAACCTGCGCTGCCGGTACTGTATGCCTGAGGAAGAGTACGTCTGGCTGCCGCGCAAGGAGATCCTGACGCTGGAGGAAGCGAGTCGCCTGGTGGATATCTTCGCCGAGCTTGGCGTCAACAAGATTCGCCTGACGGGGGGCGAGCCGCTCGTCCGCAGAGACCTTGCGGCTCTGGTGGAGATGATGGCGCGCAACCCGCGGATCGAGGATCTTGCCATCACCACAAACGGGGTTCTTTTGGCGGAGGCCGCGCAGGCGCTGTATGACGCCGGCCTGCACCGCGTGACGGTCAGTCTGGACACCCTTCGCCCTCATCGTTTCAGAGTACTCACACGAAGAGACTCCCACGACAAGGTGCTGAACGGGATCAAGACGGCTCAACAGGTCGGCTTCAAGGGATTGAAGATTGATAGTGTGGTCATGCGGGGATTCAACGAGGATGAACTCGTCGATCTACTGGAGTTCGGCAAGCAGATCAACGCCGAGGTCCGCTTCATTGAGTACATGGACGTGGGTGGCGCGACCCAGTGGTCGACGGACAGGGTCTTTTCCAGGGCGGAGATGCTTGAGGTGCTCACGCGACAGTACGGCCGTATTGAGCCGGTCGTTGAGACGGGCTGGGCGCCTGCCGATCGATTTGTCCTGCCGGATGGCACAGTCTTCGGCATCGTTGCATCCACAACCACGCCGTTCTGCCGTACCTGCGACAGGAGCCGGCTTACTGCCGATGGGACATGGTACTTATGCCTGTACGCCCACCGCGGGATCGACTTGCGGACACCGCTACGGGCCGGGGCCTCGAAAGCAGAGTTGATGTCCATGATCGTCTCCGGATGGACCGGGCGACGCGATCGCGGCGCCGAAGAGCGGAAAGAACTCCGGGCGAGAGACGTGTTGGTCTTGGTCGAGGGCCTCAGAGCAGACCCTCGCCTTGAAATGCATACCAGGGGCGGGTAA